From one Heptranchias perlo isolate sHepPer1 chromosome X, sHepPer1.hap1, whole genome shotgun sequence genomic stretch:
- the LOC137307191 gene encoding zinc finger CCCH domain-containing protein 10-like, which translates to MSENDTDNLVNSGKYEVGKSKRNVCRDFLRNVCTRGKNCRYFHLDNIEASDLADLRNDTDNLVNIGNDEAGKSKQNICRDFLRNVCNRGKNCRYFHPDDIEASDLTDIRNDTDNLVNIGNDEAGKSKQNICRDFLRNLCNRGKNCRYFHPDDIEVSNHADLSDVADNLVNNSKYEASKSKRNVCRDFLRNVCNRGKNCRYFHPDNVEAYDLGDIRHESIFCQYFQNSKCTRENCTFIHGTKGEENYYNKTGKLPPHLQQTVAVTFGLSPSNLPLITKEIPFCRDFLKGKCRRGSKCKFQHLKRDDNDKKGVERVSQDRELSPEICRYDRLDDLYETERCDYDQHPKRRRVEGLRFEVFDYSTPNLRPVELSFLEEENHMLRKCNEELKKQVSSLMVTNEVLLEQNADLRKQVKLGILTTGADPTQQPTMHTVTNYNHSIVETHTTLSNQTLRSQPISHQELIARARAHNALCSEATSQSPPHLNASISAPYAQGMASPVSMAPLAISVAPVAVTQSLPGIAMSYTTTQMVSYPNASQSMRFLCRAEES; encoded by the coding sequence ATGTCCGAGAACGACACTGATAATTTAGTCAACAGCGGCAAATATGAGGTTGGCAAGAGCAAACGGAATGTCTGCCGAGACTTTCTGCGCAATGTCTGCACCCGTGGTAAGAATTGCAGGTACTTCCACCTGGACAATATTGAGGCCTCCGACCTCGCCGACTTAAGGAACGACACTGATAATTTAGTCAACATTGGCAATGATGAGGCTGGTAAAAGCAAACAGAACATTTGCCGAGACTTTCTGCGCAATGTCTGCAACCGTGGTAAGAATTGCAGGTATTTCCACCCAGATGATATTGAGGCTTCTGACCTCACTGACATAAGGAATGACACTGATAATTTAGTCAACATTGGTAATGATGAGGCTGGCAAAAGCAAACAGAACATTTGCCGAGACTTTCTGCGCAATCTCTGCAATCGTGGTAAGAATTGCAGGTATTTTCACCCAGATGATATTGAGGTCTCCAACCATGCTGACTTAAGTGATGTCGCTGATAATTTAGTCAATAATAGCAAATATGAGGCTAGCAAGAGCAAACGGAATGTCTGCCGAGACTTTCTGCGCAATGTCTGCAACCGTGGTAAGAATTGCAGGTACTTTCACCCAGACAATGTTGAGGCCTACGACCTAGGTGACATACGGCATGAGTCAATCTTTTGTCAGTACTTTCAGAATAGCAAATGCACCCGTGAGAACTGCACATTCATTCACGGGACAAAGGGGGAAGAGAATTATTACAATAAAACAGGAAAGCTTCCCCCCCACTTGCAACAGACGGTGGCTGTGACCTTTGGGCTTTCACCCTCTAATCTGCCTCTTATTACAAAGGAGATCCCATTCTGCCGTGACTTTCTAAAGGGCAAGTGTCGAAGAGGATCCAAATGTAAATTCCAGCACTTGAAACGTGATGACAATGATAAAAAAGGTGTAGAAAGAGTATCACAAGATAGAGAACTTTCTCCTGAGATTTGTAGATATGACCGTTTGGATGACCTATATGAGACTGAGAGATGTGATTATGACCAACATCCGAAAAGGAGAAGGGTGGAGGGCCTGCGGTTTGAAGTATTTGATTACAGCACTCCTAATCTGCGTCCAGTTGAATTGAGTTTTTTGGAGGAGGAAAACCATATGCTCAGAAAGTGCAACGAAGAACTCAAAAAGCAGGTGTCAAGCCTAATGGTGACCAACGAGGTCCTTCTGGAACAGAATGCAGATCTGCGCAAGCAGGTGAAGTTAGGGATCCTGACCACCGGGGCTGACCCAACACAACAGCCAACCATGCACACTGTTACCAACTATAACCATAGCATAGTGGAGACTCACACCACCCTGAGCAACCAGACACTGAGATCACAGCCCATTTCTCATCAAGAGCTGATAGCGCGAGCTAGAGCTCATAACGCTTTGTGTTCTGAAGCTACATCCCAAAGTCCACCCCATCTTAATGCTTCTATCTCTGCACCCTATGCTCAGGGGATGGCATCGCCAGTTTCGATGGCACCGCTTGCCATCTCCGTTGCACCAGTGGCAGTTACACAATCACTGCCAGGAATTGCCATGAGTTATACCACCACTCAAATGGTCAGTTATCCAAATGCATCGCAGAGTATGAGGTTCCTCTGTCGTGCAGAGGAGAGTTGA
- the LOC137307194 gene encoding zinc finger CCCH domain-containing protein 10-like, whose protein sequence is MPDKDNLFNSGNDEAGHSSDDICRDFLRNVCKRGKRCKFYHPDINEVSDLGVKKNEFVFCHDYQNKECTRINCKFIHGTKEDEEHYKKTGELPPRLRLTVAMGLGLSPSDLSFKKGEVPICRDYLKGDCQRGSKCKFRHLKRDEYEYENRTLERLSRDQVLSPVVRRYDPFTDLYDSDRYTDYDHVLKRRRVDGLRFETYDFNIPNPRPVDHRFLEEENLMLRKRVEELKKQVSNLMATNEVLLEQNAHFRNQTKVVTLTSTPTATEQTLAAPTVGTITNYNHGIAQTHTTLSSQALQPRPVTQQDLVATVGASAAPPTNAAPPTAQHLNPEIASLPAALAQTIAQGLAPPVSMAPVAVSVAPVAVSIAQALPGITISHATTPMVTYPIASQSMRITAIPH, encoded by the coding sequence ATGCCGGATAAAGATAATTTATTTAACAGTGGTAATGACGAGGCTGGCCACAGTTCAGATGATATTTGCCGAGACTTCCTGCGCAATGTCTGCAAACGTGGCAAGCGCTGCAAGTTCTACCACCCCGACATTAATGAGGTGTCCGACTTGGGCGTAAAAAAGAATGAGTTTGTCTTTTGTCATGACTATCAGAACAAGGAGTGCACTCGCATCAACTGCAAGTTTATTCATGGGACAAAGGAGGATGAGGAACATTACAAAAAGACAGGAGAGCTTCCCCCACGCCTGCGCCTTACAGTGGCCATGGGTCTTGGCCTTTCGCCTTCTGACCTCTCTTTTAAAAAAGGTGAGGTTCCAATCTGCCGAGACTACCTGAAAGGTGACTGTCAAAGAGGATCTAAATGTAAATTCCGGCACTTAAAACGTGATGAATATGAGTATGAAAACAGAACTTTGGAGAGATTGTCACGCGACCAAGTGCTTTCTCCTGTAGTGCGTCGATATGACCCATTCACTGACCTCTATGACAGTGATCGCTATACTGACTACGACCATGTTCTAAAGAGGAGAAGAGTGGATGGCTTGCGATTTGAAACATATGATTTTAATATCCCAAACCCACGTCCAGTTGACCATCGGTTTCTAGAGGAGGAGAACTTGATGCTCCGAAAGCGTGTTGAGGAACTCAAAAAGCAGGTCTCCAATTTGATGGCAACTAATGAGGTACTTTTGGAGCAAAATGCACATTTCCGCAACCAAACTAAGGTGGTGACGCTGACCTCCACTCCCACAGCGACAGAGCAAACACTGGCAGCACCAACTGTGGGCACAATCACCAATTACAACCACGGTATAGCACAGACTCACACCACTTTGAGCAGCCAAGCACTTCAACCGCGACCTGTCACCCAGCAAGACCTAGTGGCAACTGTTGGAGCTTCTGCTGCGCCACCTACCAATGCTGCACCCCCAACAGCACAGCATCTTAATCCTGAGATTGCTTCTCTCCCGGCTGCGCTTGCCCAGACCATTGCCCAGGGGCTGGCACCTCCAGTTTCCATGGCCCCGGTGGCTGTCTCTGTTGCGCCAGTGGCAGTATCAATTGCACAAGCACTGCCAGGAATCACCATAAGCCATGCCACCACTCCAATGGTTACTTATCCAATTGCATCACAGAGTATGAGGATAACAGCAATTCCTCACTGA